Within the Pseudomonadales bacterium genome, the region CACCCTGGTTATTGGATTGGGTCATCCGGGAGTTTTGCGCCCGATTCCCTAGTTTCATGGAAAGTACCATCATGCAGCGCTGAATTATCCACGAAAAAATGACGGATCAGTCACCAAACAGCCGCTGATAGGCGGCCAGCAGCTTTGGCGCTTCATATTTCCACTCCAGCTCGCTCTCGACGCGGTTGCGGCCATACTCGCCCATCGTGCGCATCCGCTGCGGGTCGTCCAGCAGTTCGAGCATCTTCTCGGCCAGATCGATCGCGTCATTGGGTCGGGCATACAGCGAAGCCTGCTGCGCCGAAAAGCGCCCCTCGGTCAGGTC harbors:
- a CDS encoding glycosyltransferase; translation: DLTEGRFSAQQASLYARPNDAIDLAEKMLELLDDPQRMRTMGEYGRNRVESELEWKYEAPKLLAAYQRLFGD